In one window of Kosmotoga pacifica DNA:
- a CDS encoding purine-nucleoside phosphorylase, which produces MVDYKKLADKILAKAIIKPEIALILGSGLGYITEHFENATIIEYKNIEGLPQSTVEGHKGRFVIGKFQGSSIIAMDGRFHYYEGHHIRDIVMPIYIFKEMDIKRLIITNAAGGINRSFLPGDIVAITDVINLAFKNPLIGPNNEKYGTRFPDMSSVIDQEWLDKVENGATEAGIELKRGTYIWVTGPSYETPAEIKAYELLGADMVGMSTVPEIIAASHCGMRILAFSCITNMASGILDKKLDHQEVVITAQRVRSKFRRIVNIALEAQKGEHV; this is translated from the coding sequence ATGGTGGATTACAAGAAACTGGCCGATAAAATTCTGGCAAAGGCAATAATAAAACCTGAAATTGCGCTTATTTTAGGTTCCGGACTCGGATACATAACGGAACACTTTGAAAACGCTACTATTATTGAATACAAAAATATTGAAGGTCTTCCTCAAAGTACTGTTGAGGGACATAAGGGAAGGTTCGTAATAGGAAAATTTCAGGGCAGTTCCATTATTGCAATGGACGGGAGATTTCACTATTATGAAGGCCACCATATACGTGATATTGTGATGCCTATTTATATTTTCAAAGAAATGGACATAAAAAGACTCATTATCACAAATGCCGCTGGAGGTATAAATAGAAGCTTTCTCCCCGGAGACATTGTTGCCATTACCGATGTCATCAATCTTGCTTTCAAGAATCCTCTTATTGGCCCCAACAATGAAAAATACGGTACACGGTTTCCAGACATGTCATCAGTCATTGATCAAGAATGGCTTGATAAAGTGGAAAATGGGGCAACTGAAGCTGGAATTGAGTTAAAGCGAGGAACATATATCTGGGTTACTGGACCTTCTTATGAAACCCCTGCCGAAATAAAAGCATATGAGCTTCTTGGAGCTGATATGGTTGGCATGTCAACGGTACCTGAAATAATAGCTGCCTCACATTGTGGAATGAGAATACTGGCTTTCTCCTGTATTACTAATATGGCATCCGGTATTCTCGACAAGAAACTTGACCATCAGGAAGTAGTTATAACTGCGCAGAGGGTACGGTCAAAATTCAGAAGAATTGTAAATATAGCTCTCGAAGCACAAAAGGGGGAACATGTGTGA
- the acpP gene encoding acyl carrier protein, protein MSPEEIFEKVREIISDKLGIEADDIELSSDLTEDLGADSLDLVDLVMAFEDEFGIKVDDEHVEGIKTVEDVVKYVAKVLGADDEE, encoded by the coding sequence ATGAGTCCCGAAGAAATCTTTGAAAAGGTTAGAGAAATCATTTCTGACAAGCTGGGAATTGAAGCCGATGATATCGAACTCTCATCAGATCTTACGGAAGATCTCGGTGCCGATTCTCTCGATCTTGTCGATCTGGTAATGGCTTTCGAAGATGAGTTCGGCATAAAGGTAGACGATGAGCATGTGGAAGGCATTAAGACTGTGGAGGACGTGGTGAAATACGTTGCCAAAGTCCTTGGAGCTGACGATGAGGAATAA
- a CDS encoding DHH family phosphoesterase produces the protein MRSVNALISEINQAEKILVCGHIMPDGDCISSVLSLYMGLRSLRKRVIPAVDWKISMEYYNFPHTGEIVRYSRNFELPDLMIVVDSSSPDRIGGFQELLKAGVRTAVIDHHKTNTYFGNVNWVSPGYSSTAQMVFRLLQIMDVSFDQELALLNYIGIATDTGFFRYTNVDSSVFEDAACLVKYGADPAFVARVILENRKLEEFYLERDALENLEVRCSGKFAYSYLEKENFEKYGLSEEEFSGFVSELRSIASVEVAMFASESKKGEAHVSLRSKRYFDVSEVAKAFGGGGHERAAGFTLTYDGVLPEALEEVTRFIIERLEEK, from the coding sequence GTGAGAAGTGTAAACGCTCTTATTTCTGAAATAAATCAGGCTGAGAAAATACTCGTTTGCGGACATATCATGCCTGATGGTGACTGTATATCTTCTGTTCTTTCGCTGTACATGGGCCTAAGATCTCTGAGAAAAAGGGTTATTCCTGCTGTTGACTGGAAAATATCGATGGAGTATTATAATTTTCCCCATACCGGAGAAATAGTCCGTTATTCTAGAAATTTTGAACTTCCCGACCTTATGATCGTGGTCGATTCTTCGTCTCCAGACAGGATCGGCGGATTTCAGGAACTGCTTAAAGCTGGCGTGAGGACTGCGGTGATTGATCATCACAAAACGAACACTTATTTTGGTAATGTTAACTGGGTATCTCCAGGATATTCCAGTACAGCACAGATGGTTTTCAGGCTCCTTCAAATAATGGATGTCAGCTTTGACCAAGAACTCGCCCTTCTGAACTATATAGGAATTGCTACCGATACTGGTTTTTTCAGATATACCAACGTCGACTCATCGGTGTTTGAAGATGCTGCTTGTTTGGTAAAATATGGAGCAGATCCGGCATTTGTTGCACGCGTAATACTAGAAAACAGAAAACTTGAAGAATTCTACCTAGAGCGGGATGCCCTGGAAAATCTCGAAGTGAGATGTTCAGGAAAATTTGCATATTCTTATCTGGAAAAAGAGAACTTTGAAAAGTATGGTTTAAGCGAGGAAGAATTTTCTGGGTTTGTTTCAGAATTGCGTTCAATAGCTTCAGTTGAAGTTGCTATGTTTGCTTCAGAAAGCAAAAAGGGAGAAGCTCATGTGAGCCTGCGCTCGAAGAGATATTTTGATGTAAGCGAAGTAGCGAAGGCATTTGGTGGTGGAGGACACGAAAGAGCAGCAGGATTTACGCTCACTTATGATGGGGTATTGCCAGAAGCCCTTGAGGAAGTG
- a CDS encoding RluA family pseudouridine synthase — translation MPQRTVYIVDENSNYNRIDKFLRHTLKDFKLSSIYKLLRTGCVRVNGKKIKNPAHKIEIGDRVTVEYSGKIEYLLRLKESRKPVPYNIPFNILYEDDDLLIIDKPPGISMHPGKGIQIITLMEGLMGYGERKGFKPFLVHRLDKHTSGVLIVAKKLDNARKLTTLFRERKIDKYYLTLVKGKPSKRKEHLKQQVNGVNEELYYEVHKTFGDSSLLMVKLMTGKKHQIRRQCASIGHPVVGDDVYGDRNFNRKFKKDHGLRRYFLHCHKMSFKHPKTGELIQVVSELPDDLKRVLRSLESS, via the coding sequence TTGCCTCAAAGAACTGTGTATATCGTGGATGAAAATTCCAATTACAACAGAATCGATAAATTTCTCAGACACACATTGAAGGACTTCAAACTATCATCAATATACAAACTCCTCCGAACAGGTTGTGTCCGCGTTAACGGCAAGAAAATTAAGAATCCTGCCCATAAGATAGAGATTGGAGACAGAGTGACAGTTGAATACAGTGGAAAGATCGAATATCTGCTGAGACTCAAGGAGTCCAGAAAACCCGTTCCTTATAACATCCCTTTCAACATATTATACGAAGACGACGACCTGTTGATAATCGACAAGCCGCCAGGTATATCTATGCATCCGGGAAAGGGAATACAGATAATCACGCTTATGGAAGGTTTAATGGGATATGGAGAACGCAAAGGGTTCAAACCTTTTCTCGTCCACCGCCTCGATAAGCATACTTCGGGGGTGCTGATTGTGGCAAAAAAACTCGATAACGCCAGAAAATTAACAACTCTTTTCAGAGAACGTAAGATCGACAAGTACTACCTCACCTTAGTAAAAGGAAAACCTTCAAAAAGAAAAGAACATTTGAAACAACAGGTAAACGGTGTTAACGAAGAACTTTACTACGAAGTTCACAAAACTTTTGGTGATAGTTCTCTATTAATGGTCAAGTTGATGACAGGAAAAAAACATCAAATTAGAAGGCAGTGTGCTTCTATAGGACATCCGGTGGTAGGAGACGATGTTTACGGTGATAGGAACTTCAATAGAAAGTTCAAAAAAGACCACGGACTCAGGAGATATTTTCTTCACTGTCACAAAATGTCCTTCAAACACCCAAAAACAGGAGAATTAATTCAGGTGGTCTCGGAACTGCCCGATGATCTGAAGCGGGTATTGAGATCACTGGAAAGCTCATGA